From the genome of Jatrophihabitans sp., one region includes:
- a CDS encoding ferritin-like domain-containing protein → MTLINTRTELINALTEAAELEHGLLCQYVFAAVTMRQTADEGITWPQAELLRGWKRTLLEVARQEMAHLGTVHNLLTAVGGAPHFMRVNFPQAARHFPADAPFVLEPFGEPTLRRFMRFEEPTFPVKRPAVPEPAPDPITYTHVGALYHDIEAGFTALDDGTLFIGPVAHQDDNAWSRGLHISPVHDLRSAQKAIGFIVKEGEGAPGHLSGSHYQRFVDAHAALGAATAADPTFVPGRPVARNPLTRNHPDAPEGGHVITDERTRAVAQLFSVSYETTLMMLSQFYSFGPETPVQREELRQATREIMSTVIRPLGEVLTQLPMGPQYPTLTAGPAFELYGDIHVSTHAENAWYVISERLGQHAAAGLALAAEPNAHPRLRLCAENLARLGINLARAAASGFSSPSPALTRKAVAVRPNSDALTHADALTHADALTHPPRAATARYGSAALEPDR, encoded by the coding sequence ATGACGCTGATCAATACCCGCACCGAACTCATCAACGCGCTGACCGAGGCCGCTGAGCTCGAACACGGTTTGCTCTGCCAGTACGTCTTCGCCGCGGTGACGATGAGGCAGACTGCCGATGAAGGGATCACCTGGCCTCAGGCGGAGCTTCTGCGGGGATGGAAGCGGACCCTGCTCGAAGTGGCGCGGCAGGAAATGGCGCACCTGGGAACGGTCCACAATCTGCTCACCGCGGTCGGCGGCGCGCCTCATTTCATGCGCGTGAACTTTCCACAGGCCGCGCGTCACTTCCCCGCGGATGCGCCGTTCGTCCTGGAACCCTTCGGCGAGCCGACCCTGCGCCGGTTCATGCGCTTCGAGGAGCCGACGTTCCCCGTGAAGCGCCCTGCCGTGCCGGAGCCCGCGCCCGACCCCATCACCTACACCCACGTGGGCGCTCTCTACCACGACATCGAGGCGGGGTTCACAGCACTGGACGACGGGACGCTGTTCATCGGGCCGGTCGCTCACCAGGACGACAACGCGTGGTCGCGGGGCCTGCATATCTCGCCCGTGCACGACCTGAGGAGCGCGCAGAAGGCGATCGGCTTCATCGTGAAGGAAGGCGAGGGAGCCCCCGGGCATCTGAGCGGGTCGCATTACCAGCGCTTCGTCGACGCGCATGCGGCGCTCGGCGCGGCGACGGCCGCCGATCCGACCTTCGTGCCGGGACGTCCGGTCGCGAGGAATCCGCTCACCCGCAACCATCCGGACGCGCCGGAGGGCGGCCACGTCATCACCGACGAGCGCACGCGTGCTGTCGCGCAGCTGTTCTCGGTGTCCTACGAGACCACCCTGATGATGCTCAGCCAGTTCTACTCGTTCGGACCGGAAACCCCTGTGCAGCGTGAAGAATTGCGGCAGGCGACCCGGGAGATCATGAGCACCGTCATCCGCCCGCTGGGCGAGGTGTTGACCCAGCTGCCCATGGGCCCTCAGTACCCGACGCTGACCGCTGGTCCCGCCTTCGAGCTGTACGGCGACATCCACGTCTCCACGCACGCCGAGAACGCGTGGTACGTGATCAGTGAGCGCCTGGGTCAGCACGCCGCCGCCGGACTGGCGCTCGCGGCTGAGCCGAACGCCCATCCGCGGCTGCGGCTGTGTGCGGAGAACCTCGCCCGGCTCGGGATCAACCTCGCTCGCGCGGCCGCGTCGGGGTTCTCGTCCCCGTCGCCGGCCCTGACCCGCAAGGCGGTTGCGGTGCGCCCGAACTCTGACGCGCTGACCCACGCCGACGCGCTGACCCACGCCGACGCGCTGACCCACCCGCCGCGTGCCGCCACAGCGCGGTACGGCAGCGCTGCCCTGGAGCCGGACAGATGA
- a CDS encoding App1 family protein codes for MSLDPSLAPAQPPRGRPWAAKALKALPAGPAAGVARTVLRAVLLAFEAVERRAAWLLLRLGWPVRVHPFSGFGTGGWALLGGRVLVEAPPRVGDARSSRWAVLRSNLLPFLSVEVPGARVRVTLGEREVMARADREGYLQVRLEDLHLPPGRHQVTLTPVRPAGKPALGVVHVPDPAADVAVVSDVDDTIVDSGIAHGLGATLRTMLLQEQSTRVPLTGAPELYRALAQGTPGTVERPFFYLSTSPWNLVGYLQGFLTRHRFPDGPLVLTDWGPGADSLLRVSSRTHKLSTLRQLAQALPHSRFVLIGDSGQQDPAIYADFCAEHPGRVLAVYIRRAGTAGDQRVEQAERLLDEAGVPFVLAEDTDAMLRHAVELGLVAPS; via the coding sequence GTGTCCCTCGACCCGAGCCTGGCGCCCGCGCAACCGCCGCGCGGTCGCCCCTGGGCGGCCAAGGCCTTGAAGGCCCTTCCGGCAGGACCCGCGGCAGGCGTGGCGCGGACCGTGCTGCGTGCCGTGCTGCTCGCCTTCGAGGCCGTCGAGCGCAGGGCCGCCTGGCTGCTGCTGCGCCTGGGCTGGCCCGTGCGTGTCCACCCCTTCTCCGGCTTCGGCACCGGCGGCTGGGCCTTGCTGGGCGGACGGGTGCTCGTCGAGGCACCCCCTCGCGTCGGCGACGCGCGGTCGAGCAGGTGGGCGGTGCTGCGCTCGAACCTGCTGCCGTTCCTCAGCGTCGAGGTGCCCGGGGCGCGCGTGCGCGTCACGCTCGGCGAGCGCGAGGTGATGGCGCGCGCCGACCGCGAGGGTTACCTGCAGGTGCGCCTGGAGGACCTTCACCTGCCGCCAGGACGGCACCAGGTGACTCTCACCCCGGTGCGGCCGGCCGGCAAGCCGGCCCTCGGCGTCGTGCACGTGCCCGACCCGGCGGCGGACGTGGCAGTGGTCAGCGACGTCGACGACACCATCGTCGACTCGGGAATCGCCCACGGCCTGGGCGCCACCCTGCGGACGATGCTGCTGCAGGAGCAGTCGACCCGGGTCCCGCTGACCGGCGCGCCGGAGCTGTACCGGGCGCTGGCCCAGGGGACGCCGGGAACGGTCGAGCGACCGTTCTTCTACCTCTCGACGAGCCCGTGGAACCTGGTCGGCTACCTGCAGGGCTTCCTGACGCGGCACCGGTTTCCCGACGGGCCGCTGGTCCTGACCGACTGGGGCCCCGGCGCTGACAGCCTGCTGCGCGTCAGCTCCCGCACGCACAAGCTGTCCACCCTGCGACAGCTGGCGCAGGCGTTGCCGCACAGCCGCTTCGTCCTCATCGGCGACAGCGGCCAACAGGACCCGGCCATCTACGCCGACTTCTGCGCCGAGCATCCGGGGCGGGTCCTGGCGGTCTACATCCGCCGGGCGGGCACGGCCGGCGACCAGCGCGTCGAGCAGGCCGAGCGCCTGCTCGACGAGGCCGGCGTGCCGTTCGTCCTCGCCGAGGACACCGATGCGATGCTGCGCCATGCCGTGGAGCTCGGCCTCGTCGCTCCATCCTGA